The DNA sequence AGGCTTAATTGTTGTTACTGTATCAAACACACATTATtacaccaaaattaaaattttctatttttgcatCATACAGccaaattaatcttttaaataactTTCCTTATCTAAACTAATTCTTCAGGGTTTGCTTAAGGGTGacgttttggaagaaaaaaataagtggaggacaattttttttttaattaagagagttatataatgtttataaaataaatacaaaatagaacattaaatttatgttaattttctatgctattttttttacttcaaacaattgtcaaatttaaaactaatatttattgGAAATGAcagtttttcttctttattttctttctccaaaaccccatacccaaaTACAACCCTAAAGAATTCTTGGAATAACATTATAGTGTGTTTAGTTTTGACTAGTTCCAAAATATTGCTTGGGAAAAAGGCACAAGAGACAAATTTTCCAAACACAGATTGATCATTCAATCTTTTCATTAGACGTAAATAAGATATATATCTCGTTcagccaagaaaaaaaaatctggctttaaagtttaaaccttGAAATGAGTGTTTTGGTGTGTTTGTTTAGCATAATATTTAACGCCGGGTCGTTTGCtggtagaaattaaaaaatgttaaacaaacAAGGCAAAGAGGATCAAATTCGAAGCAATAATCTTCTAACCATATCACTACAAATAAATGCATGTATATACATATCTATATCTGCTCTCATAGTGAAGTAGGTTACACATTAATTACAGAACAAAATTAACATGCTTCAGACGCACCAAAACGAACCTATGAGAGTGTTATTGCTCCGGCTAGCTTCTTGCTTCTGCATTTTTGCCTTGGTCACGACTTTGCTTCTACTTAAATACTAATTACAAGGAAGAAAGTAACCTTATTGAGAAGCTCCTACTACatgaatttcttcattttccatTGGGCTAAAACTCACCCGTTTCTGCAAAATCATATGATTCAATTCAAGAAATAGCATTAACACAATCCCCTGAAGAATCGCATATTAGTTACTTAGGAAATTAAATGAACTGCTAGGAAACTACATACATGtgaaatgtttctttttttactcgTTATTTTAATACACCAACTCTCACCAAGTCTAAGTCTCGGATAATATATTGTTTCGTGGATCTATATGACCACAATCAGTAAACGACGAGTACTATAATTGGGTGCACATGTAATActaccaaatttgtgaattattcTTTAATTGGCGTGTTTGATTTTACATAAACTTCCAAAATCCTGTCTGTTTCCCTCGACGCAACTTCATTTTGTATGAgataaagttaaatttgaaGTCTTAATTAATGCTAATTCTTTATTGTAAAACCAACATTTTgctatttttacaataaacagaaaaatattgataaaattatttttcatttaatattatattaataccaCCAAAACTACATATAGTATattaaaatcactttcaaataaataaataattttaaacatggATTAATATGCTCAAATTTGTCTTTAACTGAGATTAATTTATCGAAGCAAGTCCATCAAATTGAAGCAAATAGTAAAACGTGGTGTATGATTGTATGAACACTGAAATACTCTCCACACACTAGGGGTGCAAACAAACCGATTCGGTTGAATTGTAACCAAATTTAAATCGATTTTTATTCGAGTtggttcaagaaaaaaatatactattttataaaaattaatttagttaatggaattatttttacaatagtTCGATTAATCAATTTTCacttgagttttattttatttttttgaaaaaaataattcaaaaactagtttaaaATTGGTCTTGTCCTtagaatcaatttaaatatcgattgaatcaattttttgaaaCCAATTTAATTTTGAACCAATTTTCAAGATTAGTTTGActatttaaatgtaaaattaaacaaaccggTTTAAACAGTTCAAAATCAGataggtttaattttttattttttttacctatttgCAACCCCTATTCCACACGTTTGGAGATCGGAAAGAGAGTATTTGTTGTCCTCATGTAAGAAAGCAGTCGCAATTAATTAAAGCCAAAACATATTAGACTTACGGAGTGTTTGGACACGCGTTTTCAACACTCATTTTCCTGTATTTTCACATCAAATGGAAAAAACAAATGCAGAAACTACTATTTGTGATTTCTAACTTGATGCAAATCTTTCCGGATACAGTGAATGTTTGGTAAGTCGATGAGGATCCGCATTCAGTACATAATCAACACAAACAATTATTAATTGCTTCAACAATTGAAGTTCAGTGCAAACCAACTTGTTACCAAACACATTAATAGAACTAAACATGCATTTAATTAATACGAATTTGAGTTAGGGTGCTTATTTGAAGTATAAttcaactttttaaaacaaagtatGGCTGGTATTAAAATAGTTTGATTCTATTTCCTCTAACAATATAAAGAGAACTTATTGAGAGATTATTTAAAAGCAATTTGTAAGAAgatgtttttgaagaaaaagcaagTATAAAGATGATGAAATCTTCAACTTGGAAGTATAAACGCTTAAAATATAACTATACTATCCCATGAAATCCGGTACAAGAAAACGACCCTGTCTAAGCAGCCACATGCAATTTCGCGTACGTCGACATCAGCATTAACCGACGCCTTAATAAGCGCCCGTGAACACAAACGACCAAACACTAACAGATACGAAAGTTCAACCCActttcaaagattcaagaataataataatgttttttttaaagagatttCAGTGTCTCTTTACCTatttcaactaaaaataaatataacataagaataatgaataattattaagaaagaaataataacaatttaaaaataatctaataaaaTATGCACATCAAATAaggatattttctttattattaatataaataataataaaaaaaccaagATATTCGCAAAAGAAATACATACCTCACGTGGTTTGTGATTGTGCACAGTCTTCCGGCCACCGTCCTCCGGCGCAGAAACTCCGGCAGCACCCTCGCCGGCATTGGTTCCCATATACAAACTTATGATTTTCTGGGCCACCTGGGAGCCGTCGGTGCTCTCCTCCATCAACTTATCCAGATGGGCCTTGGGGAGCCTCATCTTAACCCTGATGGGCCCATCAGAGCCCAGATTGGGGCTCTGCCTGGAGAGCGGGAGGTCCGAAACGGAGCGTTTGGAGAGCATGAGAAGCTGGAGCCTATCGGAGGCGTTCATGCCGCGTATCCCACTGGATCGCACCCTCCTCGGTAGCGCCGTTTTTTCCTCTTCGGGCTGAATCTTGGGTAACTCAACGAGAAAGTAAATCTTTGTGGGCTTCAGTTCCTGGTACGGCTCAAGAGGTTTGGCCCGAAGCCCGAAATGTTTCACCGCTTCGGAGTCCAGAAGCACGTGGCCCGGGTAGTCCTTTACGACGTCGTTTGCTCTCGCTGGTGTTTTCAGCTTCAACGTCTCTCCATCCACCTTCATCACCTTGGCCTTTTTACTCCTTCCCATGGTGTTCCCCATAGCTTCAAGCTTTCTCTTCTGTTCCTttggattctttttttttgtctttggttgaTTTGGCGAAATTAAGGTAAgtgttcttcttttttttttttttttttgcctcacCGAATTTTGTGGGGGGTATTTATATTGGGATTATGGGAGGGATGCTTTAGTAGTAAGGGGTTGACAAAACCAAAGTTGAATTATCAATGATGGGATTGCATGTGTGAATTGGTGGAATATTGCTactatgtataaaataaaataaaaataggttaGTTTAGTGATATGGATGGTAAATAGTAGTGGGGAAACTTTGGTTGTTAGGGGATAAACACTAGTTTGGTTGGTTTATAACAATAGTAGTGGGTAGGCCAAACCAAGCTTCAATCTTAATCAATGTCATTGTAGTTTTGTACAAcctatttgagaaaaaaaaagaagtgggGTACCTCATGTTCTTTTCATATGTGGTTTGTCTACCTGTCAAGGGAAGTTGCGTTTATGAGATAGTATGATGACGTTGGATATTGtcaaaaaagagaaacaattaATGATTTAGTCAATTTTGGTAGTCAGGCCAccagataaataataaattcttcaTATATGGtgcaaataattaatatttttaactacataaattatactattataattcagattcataataaataaatatttttaaatataaaatttatattttaaatttataataaacaatttaggtttaaatattttttaatttgggtaatttaacattttttcatttttattcttgtaatttttttcttttaatcctttcaatttgttttagatATTTTTGTACTCTTTAAAGTGttttaaggatgaaaaataaaacacgcattttataatgactaaaacgaaaaataatattataaggacgaaaatgaaaaaaatatatatttaaacctataaTTCAATATGTgatatcaaattattattaattatgtatatttttttaaaaaaaaatttgataattaatttagaaattgagaTAGAATATTATAGATTTAAAAAGGATGTGAGCGTAAGAAGATCATGCATGtatacttataaaaataagaggagtgttaaagaatatataaaacaatgaattaatatttgaaatataaattttagaaaataggagaaaataatatgtgtgatataaattttaaaaaacatttctctattattatatataaaactcaATTTATCTAATTTATCAAGATTAATGAAAGTCATTGATttagttgataataataaatttgttttaaatttataatttttttaaaaactattatcatcattattatttctctcttctaATAATTTATCAAGGCGTTATCTTTAATGAAAggtatttttaatctaaaaacaatttatgtaaaaaatattatattttagatcttataaatagaaaaaaaaaatgatggaaaTGCCTCCCCATAAAAAAACATAGCCCTACACTGTATCATTATTGTTAAAGACTTTAGGGAGTTTTAGGAcacctaaaaaatataaacatttttattgatacttcattatttctatttattatttttatcaccTCGCATcattaatgtattaattattgaGGTGTAGAAACTCCTTCGAGTGTTCAACTATCTTTTTCCAATTGATAATCTCCTTTGGGTTTCTGTTTTTACTTTATAGTGTTCCCATGCTGCTGCAATCTCAACTCCAAGTAGGTAGGCATTCACATTAGGCAACTCTTAATGGATAAGACCATCGAATTCGAAAGTacctttttttactttataaagtataatttaaagatttaaatatatttttattatgtaataatttaaacgtttctttttaatttttttcctgacAAAATAcgattatttcatttttgtgtttaaaatgttttaaataatatttttattgtttaaagtgATATTTTTGGTCTTAGGTTAGAAATTATGAATGAGTTAGAGATTAATTCTATTCAcgctgttattttaaaaaaaattacatataataaaaataaaatatgaatttttttatcaaataaattatttttatttgtgtaaatacaataaaattttacatgacTGTACTAACTTTTTGAGTTCTTTAAagtaatattacattaaaaataaaaaataaaaaaaatatattttataagaactaaataaaaaatcagaaaaaaaaaacaaaaaaaacattaaattacattaaaataaaaatatatttaaatctaatttaaaaCTGTAAATTACCTGCTCTTCGTAAATCGTAAAAGTGGGTGTCGGCGTTAGAGAGGTGCTTCTCACACTCGCACTCGCACCTTACGTGAGATTATCTAATGTTTGACCACTTGACCTTCCAAAtttgtgttcattttttttttatgaatatgaaTATTTCTATTCTTTCATGCTATTTTTGTCCTGTTTAGATTTAAATAATCCTACAcgtacatatatattatattattctataattttttcacGATGATgacatcatatattttttattattatttaacatcttattgtttaattaatattcttatacttttatttaattatttattaaataatgaaagttgtataaataattaatatatatatatatatatatataatttttctctaacttttttatgtcttttcttTGTACTTCGCAGGTACATATTAAAAAGCAACAATATGCAACTGTTCCGgaacaaattgaaaataattatacaaatataatttaatgtacatcatataataattgattattaataGTATATTTTGATTAGTTAGAGATCTACTAACTCTACGTGTAGATGTTGTCAAACTTATTTGActtgataatattttatgacCATTGGATGGCAAGCTTATATCCAAAAAATCAAGTTTATgacattttatataaattaaatattagtttgtattttattaatcaaatttattttaacattacaAACTCCCTTTGTAGATGAAGGTTACCTTAAAAGAAATTGATATTGTTTTAGAAGTATAACAACTAACAaagttttaatattaatt is a window from the Glycine max cultivar Williams 82 chromosome 2, Glycine_max_v4.0, whole genome shotgun sequence genome containing:
- the LOC100799146 gene encoding uncharacterized protein At1g66480, with the protein product MGNTMGRSKKAKVMKVDGETLKLKTPARANDVVKDYPGHVLLDSEAVKHFGLRAKPLEPYQELKPTKIYFLVELPKIQPEEEKTALPRRVRSSGIRGMNASDRLQLLMLSKRSVSDLPLSRQSPNLGSDGPIRVKMRLPKAHLDKLMEESTDGSQVAQKIISLYMGTNAGEGAAGVSAPEDGGRKTVHNHKPREKRVSFSPMENEEIHVVGASQ